In Streptomyces sp. NBC_01551, one DNA window encodes the following:
- a CDS encoding TetR/AcrR family transcriptional regulator, whose product MAARTTTETEGTHEAPVPQRLLAVATRLFAERGYDRTSVQEIVEAAGVTKGALYHYFGSKDDLLHEVYARMLRLQQQRLDAVADSDAPVEERLRAAAADVVVTTIENLDDAAIFFRSMHQLSPEKFKQVRAERRRYHERFRALVEEGQRAGVFSTATPADLVVDYHFGSVHHLSTWYRADGPLTPREVADHLADLLLRALRP is encoded by the coding sequence ATGGCCGCCAGGACCACCACGGAGACCGAAGGCACGCACGAGGCCCCGGTACCGCAGCGGCTGCTCGCCGTCGCCACCAGGCTGTTCGCCGAGCGCGGCTACGACCGCACCTCCGTACAGGAGATCGTCGAGGCGGCCGGGGTGACGAAGGGCGCGCTGTACCACTACTTCGGGTCCAAGGACGATCTGCTGCACGAGGTGTACGCGCGGATGCTGCGGCTCCAGCAGCAGCGGCTGGACGCGGTGGCCGATTCCGACGCCCCCGTGGAGGAGCGGCTGCGCGCCGCGGCCGCCGACGTGGTCGTGACCACCATCGAGAACCTCGACGACGCGGCGATCTTCTTCCGCTCGATGCACCAGCTGAGCCCGGAGAAGTTCAAGCAGGTGCGGGCGGAGCGCCGGCGCTACCACGAGCGCTTCCGCGCGCTGGTCGAGGAAGGCCAGCGGGCCGGGGTGTTCTCCACGGCCACGCCGGCCGACCTGGTGGTGGACTACCACTTCGGCTCCGTCCACCACCTCTCCACCTGGTACCGCGCGGACGGCCCCCTCACCCCGAGGGAGGTCGCCGATCACCTCGCAGACCTCCTGCTCCGCGCGCTGCGCCCGTAG